A stretch of Fusobacterium periodonticum ATCC 33693 DNA encodes these proteins:
- the mglA gene encoding galactose/methyl galactoside ABC transporter ATP-binding protein MglA, with amino-acid sequence MENLKYVLEMENITKEFPGVKALDNVQLKLKPGTVHALMGENGAGKSTLMKCLFGIYEKDTGKILLDGVEVNFKSTKEALENGVSMVHQELNQVLQRNVLDNIWLGRYPMKGFFVDEKKMYEDTINIFKDLDIKVDPRKKVADLPIAERQMIEIAKAVSYKSKVIVMDEPTSSLTEKEVDHLFRIINRLKESGVAIVYISHKMEEIKMISDEITILRDGKWISTNDVSKISTEQIISMMVGRDLTERFPKKDNTVKEMILEVKNLTALNQPSIQDVSFELYKGEILGIAGLVGSKRTEIVETIFGMRPKEKGEIILNGKAVKNKNPEDAIKNGFALVTEERRSTGIFSMLDIAFNSVISNLDRYKNKFRLLKNKDMEKDTKWIVDSMRVKTPSYTTKIGSLSGGNQQKVIIGRWLLTEPEVLMLDEPTRGIDVLAKFEIYQLMIDLAKKDKGIIMISSEMPELLGVTDRILVMSNGRVAGIVKTSETNQEEIMELSAKYL; translated from the coding sequence ATGGAAAATCTAAAATATGTGCTTGAGATGGAAAATATTACAAAAGAATTTCCTGGGGTAAAAGCTTTAGATAATGTTCAATTAAAATTAAAGCCTGGAACAGTTCATGCTTTAATGGGAGAAAATGGAGCTGGAAAATCTACTTTAATGAAGTGTCTTTTTGGTATTTATGAAAAAGATACTGGGAAAATTTTATTAGATGGAGTGGAAGTAAATTTTAAATCTACAAAAGAAGCTTTAGAGAATGGTGTTTCAATGGTTCACCAAGAATTAAATCAAGTTCTTCAAAGAAATGTACTTGATAATATTTGGCTTGGTAGATATCCAATGAAAGGATTTTTTGTAGATGAAAAAAAGATGTATGAGGATACAATCAATATTTTCAAAGATTTAGATATTAAAGTAGATCCTAGAAAAAAAGTTGCTGATTTACCAATCGCAGAAAGACAAATGATAGAAATAGCAAAGGCTGTATCATATAAATCTAAAGTAATAGTTATGGATGAACCTACATCTTCACTTACTGAAAAAGAAGTAGATCATCTATTTAGAATTATAAACAGATTAAAAGAATCGGGAGTTGCTATAGTATATATTTCTCATAAAATGGAAGAAATAAAAATGATTTCTGATGAAATAACTATTTTAAGAGATGGAAAATGGATATCAACTAATGATGTTTCTAAAATTTCAACTGAACAAATTATCAGTATGATGGTTGGTAGAGACTTAACAGAACGTTTCCCTAAAAAAGATAATACAGTTAAGGAAATGATACTAGAAGTTAAAAATTTAACTGCTTTAAATCAACCTTCAATACAAGATGTAAGTTTTGAACTTTATAAGGGAGAAATTTTAGGAATAGCTGGACTTGTTGGATCAAAAAGAACAGAAATAGTTGAAACTATTTTTGGAATGAGACCTAAAGAAAAAGGGGAAATCATTTTAAATGGAAAAGCTGTAAAAAATAAAAATCCAGAAGATGCTATAAAAAATGGTTTTGCTCTAGTTACAGAAGAACGTAGAAGTACAGGAATATTCTCAATGTTAGATATAGCATTTAACTCAGTTATTTCTAACTTAGATAGATATAAAAATAAATTTAGACTTCTTAAAAATAAAGATATGGAGAAAGATACAAAATGGATAGTAGATAGTATGAGAGTTAAAACTCCTTCATACACTACAAAGATTGGAAGTCTTTCTGGTGGAAACCAACAAAAAGTAATCATTGGAAGATGGCTACTAACTGAACCAGAAGTTCTTATGCTTGACGAACCTACAAGAGGTATTGATGTTTTAGCAAAATTTGAAATTTATCAATTAATGATAGATCTTGCTAAGAAAGATAAAGGAATCATTATGATTTCTTCTGAAATGCCAGAACTTTTAGGAGTAACAGATAGAATACTGGTCATGAGTAATGGTAGAGTGGCAGGAATTGTTAAAACTTCTGAAACTAATCAAGAAGAAATAATGGAATTATCAGCTAAATATCTATAA
- a CDS encoding ROK family protein gives MKHYIGIDLGGTNTKIGVVDLEGNLIISKIIKTHSKQKVDKTLERIWETSKELLAKCDIPIFSVLGIGIGIPGPVKNQSVVGFFANFDWEKNMNLKEKMEKLTGIETRIENDANIIAQGEAIFGAAKGKRSSITIAIGTGIGGGIYLNGNLLTGMSGVAGEIGHMKVVKDGKICGCGQNGCFEAYASASSLVKEAKERLKLNEDNLLYKEINGNLEELEAKNIFDAARKGDQFSKDLLEYESDYLALGIGNLLNIFNPECIVISGGISLAGDEILIPVKEKLKKYTLLPALENLEIKTGVLGNEAGVKGAVALFI, from the coding sequence ATGAAACATTATATTGGTATTGATTTAGGTGGAACAAATACAAAAATTGGCGTAGTAGACTTAGAGGGTAATTTAATAATTAGTAAAATTATCAAAACTCATTCAAAACAAAAAGTTGATAAAACTTTAGAAAGAATATGGGAAACTAGTAAAGAATTGCTAGCTAAATGTGATATTCCAATATTTTCTGTACTTGGGATAGGAATAGGAATTCCTGGACCTGTAAAAAATCAAAGTGTAGTAGGCTTTTTTGCTAATTTTGATTGGGAAAAAAATATGAACTTAAAAGAAAAAATGGAAAAATTAACAGGAATTGAAACAAGAATAGAAAATGACGCTAATATTATTGCTCAAGGAGAAGCAATTTTTGGGGCAGCCAAAGGAAAAAGATCATCAATAACTATTGCTATAGGAACTGGAATAGGAGGAGGAATTTATTTAAATGGGAATCTTCTTACTGGTATGTCAGGAGTAGCTGGTGAAATAGGTCATATGAAAGTAGTAAAAGATGGAAAAATTTGTGGTTGTGGGCAAAATGGTTGCTTTGAAGCTTATGCCTCAGCAAGTTCATTGGTAAAAGAAGCAAAAGAAAGGCTAAAATTAAATGAAGATAACTTATTATATAAGGAAATCAATGGAAATTTAGAAGAACTTGAAGCTAAAAATATTTTTGATGCTGCAAGAAAAGGAGATCAATTTTCAAAAGATCTATTAGAATATGAAAGTGATTATTTAGCTTTAGGTATAGGTAACCTTTTAAATATTTTTAATCCAGAATGTATAGTTATAAGTGGAGGTATTTCTTTAGCTGGAGATGAAATCTTAATACCAGTTAAAGAAAAATTAAAAAAATATACTCTGTTACCTGCTTTAGAAAATTTAGAAATAAAAACAGGAGTTTTAGGAAATGAAGCAGGAGTAAAAGGAGCAGTGGCACTTTTTATTTGA
- a CDS encoding NAD(P)/FAD-dependent oxidoreductase, with amino-acid sequence MEKIYDVVIVGAGPAGLAAGIYTGRGNLSTLILEKEGIGSMIMTHQVDNYPGSHIGATGKEIYDTMKKQALDFGCEIKPATVLGFDPYDEVKIVKTDAGNFKTKYIIIATGLGKIGAKKVKGENKFLGAGVSYCATCDGAFTKGRTVSLVGKGDELIEESLFLTRYAKEVNVFLTSDDLDCSEELKEAILSKENVKITKKVKLLEIKGEDFVTELDLEVDGNKETVATDFVFLYLGTKNNLELYGEFVSLSDSGYIVTDETMKTRTDKMYAIGDIREKDIRQIATATNDGVIAASFIMKEILKAKKK; translated from the coding sequence ATGGAAAAGATATATGATGTAGTAATTGTTGGTGCAGGACCTGCTGGTTTAGCAGCTGGTATATATACAGGAAGAGGAAATTTATCAACTCTTATTTTAGAAAAAGAAGGAATAGGGAGTATGATAATGACTCACCAAGTAGATAATTATCCTGGTTCACACATAGGGGCAACTGGAAAAGAAATATATGACACTATGAAAAAGCAAGCTTTAGATTTTGGTTGTGAGATAAAACCTGCAACTGTTTTAGGTTTTGACCCTTATGATGAAGTTAAAATTGTTAAAACTGATGCTGGAAATTTTAAAACAAAATATATTATTATAGCGACAGGTTTAGGAAAAATTGGTGCTAAAAAAGTAAAGGGAGAAAATAAATTTTTAGGAGCAGGAGTTTCATATTGTGCAACTTGTGATGGTGCTTTTACAAAAGGAAGGACAGTTTCTTTAGTTGGAAAAGGAGATGAACTTATAGAAGAATCTCTATTTTTAACAAGATATGCTAAAGAAGTTAATGTATTTTTGACTTCAGATGATTTAGATTGTAGTGAAGAATTAAAAGAAGCTATCTTATCAAAAGAAAATGTAAAAATTACTAAAAAAGTAAAACTTTTAGAAATAAAAGGAGAAGACTTTGTAACAGAATTAGATTTAGAAGTAGATGGAAATAAAGAAACAGTAGCAACTGATTTTGTTTTCTTATATTTAGGAACAAAAAATAATTTAGAACTATATGGAGAATTTGTAAGTTTAAGTGATTCTGGTTATATAGTTACTGATGAAACAATGAAAACAAGAACAGATAAAATGTATGCTATTGGAGACATAAGAGAAAAAGATATAAGACAGATAGCAACAGCTACTAATGATGGAGTTATTGCTGCAAGCTTCATTATGAAAGAAATATTAAAAGCTAAGAAGAAATAA
- a CDS encoding MBL fold metallo-hydrolase — MKVKCFHLGAYGTNCFLAYDDNNLAYFFDCGGRNLDKLHSYIEEHNLDLKYIVLTHGHGDHIEGLNDLVENYPEAKVYIGEEEKDFLYNSELSLSYNIFGESFKFKGEVQTVKEGDMVGDFKVIDTPGHTIGSKSFYHEKSKILISGDTLFRRSYGRYDLPTGDLNMLCNSLEKLSKLPGETVVYSGHTDETTIGEEKIFLGRVGIL, encoded by the coding sequence GTGAAAGTAAAATGTTTCCATTTAGGAGCTTATGGAACAAATTGTTTTTTAGCATATGATGATAATAATCTAGCTTATTTTTTTGATTGTGGGGGACGTAATTTAGATAAACTACACTCATACATAGAAGAACATAATTTAGATTTAAAATATATAGTTTTAACACATGGACATGGAGATCATATTGAAGGTTTAAATGACTTAGTTGAAAATTATCCAGAAGCAAAGGTTTACATAGGAGAGGAAGAAAAAGATTTTTTATACAATTCTGAACTTAGCTTATCATATAATATTTTTGGAGAGTCTTTTAAATTTAAAGGTGAAGTTCAAACTGTTAAAGAAGGAGACATGGTAGGGGACTTCAAAGTAATAGATACTCCAGGTCATACCATAGGTTCAAAAAGTTTTTATCATGAAAAAAGTAAAATTTTAATCTCAGGGGATACTTTATTTAGAAGAAGTTATGGTAGGTATGATTTACCTACAGGAGACTTAAATATGCTTTGTAATAGTTTAGAAAAATTATCAAAGTTACCTGGAGAAACAGTTGTTTATAGTGGACATACTGATGAAACAACTATAGGAGAAGAAAAAATATTTTTAGGGAGAGTTGGGATACTTTAA
- a CDS encoding MBL fold metallo-hydrolase — MKKLFKILFYLLIIVVILVVLIYLFMKTPAFGALPSGKSLEKVKNSKNYIDGEFRNKEKTELLTDTKKTPIKRLLEFAFEKDPEGTVPKIALPSVKTDLKTLDLNEDLIIWFGHSSLFIQIAGKKILIDPVFSKYASPVPFSNKAFEGTNIYTVDDLPEIDVLLITHDHYDHLDYPTVKKLKDKVARVIVPLGVDAHLLRWGFDEEKITTVDWDDEVTIDENLKIYALETRHFSGREFSNRNQSLWVSYLIEEKYNDGLYRLFLSGDGGYSPRFKSFKEKFKNIDLAVMEAGQYNEEWSLIHSLPEDIIKEVQDMEVTKLFPIHNSKFKLSKHTWDEPLKKLDSFTRNTNIELLTPMIGEKLFLHKENTFTKWWENLEK; from the coding sequence TTGAAAAAATTATTTAAGATATTATTTTATCTATTGATAATAGTAGTAATTTTAGTTGTTTTAATATACTTATTTATGAAAACTCCAGCTTTTGGAGCTTTACCAAGTGGAAAGAGTTTAGAAAAAGTTAAAAATTCAAAGAACTATATTGATGGTGAATTTAGAAATAAGGAAAAAACAGAACTATTGACAGATACTAAAAAAACTCCAATAAAAAGACTTTTAGAATTTGCTTTTGAAAAAGATCCTGAAGGAACAGTACCTAAGATTGCTTTACCAAGTGTGAAAACTGATTTAAAAACTTTAGATCTTAATGAAGATCTTATAATATGGTTTGGACACTCTTCACTTTTTATACAAATAGCAGGAAAGAAGATTTTAATAGATCCAGTCTTTTCAAAGTATGCTTCACCTGTACCATTCTCAAATAAGGCCTTTGAAGGAACTAACATTTATACTGTTGATGATTTACCTGAGATAGATGTTTTACTTATAACTCATGATCACTATGACCATTTAGATTATCCTACAGTTAAAAAATTAAAGGATAAGGTGGCTAGAGTAATTGTGCCATTAGGAGTAGATGCACATCTTTTAAGATGGGGCTTTGATGAAGAAAAAATAACAACAGTTGATTGGGATGATGAGGTTACAATAGATGAAAATTTAAAAATTTATGCTTTAGAAACAAGACATTTCTCTGGAAGAGAGTTTTCTAATAGAAATCAGAGTTTATGGGTTTCTTATCTGATAGAAGAAAAATATAATGATGGTCTATATAGATTATTCTTAAGTGGAGATGGAGGCTACAGTCCAAGATTTAAAAGCTTCAAAGAAAAATTTAAAAATATTGATTTAGCAGTGATGGAAGCAGGTCAATATAATGAAGAATGGTCTTTAATACATTCTTTGCCTGAGGACATAATAAAAGAAGTTCAAGATATGGAAGTAACAAAACTTTTTCCTATTCATAATAGTAAGTTTAAATTATCTAAACATACTTGGGATGAACCTTTAAAAAAATTAGATAGTTTTACTAGAAATACAAATATAGAATTACTTACACCAATGATAGGAGAAAAACTTTTTTTACATAAAGAAAATACTTTTACAAAATGGTGGGAAAATTTAGAAAAATAA
- the mglB gene encoding galactose/glucose ABC transporter substrate-binding protein MglB produces MKKFGMILGSIILASALVACGEKKEEAKADAAPATEKLSIGLTAYKFDDNFIALFRKAFEAEAAAKADTIEVTAIDSQNSVATEKEQIEAVLEKGVKAFAINLVDASAADGIINLLKEKGVPVVFYNRKPSDEAIASYDKLYYVGIDPNAQGIAQGELIEKLWKENPDLDLNKDGVIQYVMLTGEPGHPDAVARTKYSISTLNDHGIKTEELHQDTAMWDTATAKDKMDAWLSGPNGSKIEVVICNNDGMALGAIESMKASGKVLPTFGVDALPEALVKIEAGEMAGTVLNDAKGQASATFNMVANLAAGKEPTEGTELKLDNKIILIPSIGIDKSNVADFK; encoded by the coding sequence ATGAAAAAATTTGGAATGATATTAGGATCAATTATTCTTGCATCAGCATTAGTAGCTTGTGGAGAAAAGAAAGAAGAAGCAAAAGCAGATGCTGCTCCAGCTACTGAAAAATTATCAATAGGATTAACTGCTTATAAGTTTGATGACAACTTTATAGCTTTATTTAGAAAAGCATTTGAAGCAGAAGCTGCTGCTAAAGCTGATACAATAGAAGTTACTGCTATTGACTCTCAAAACAGTGTTGCAACTGAAAAAGAACAAATCGAAGCAGTTCTTGAAAAAGGAGTTAAAGCATTTGCAATTAACTTAGTTGATGCTTCAGCTGCTGATGGAATAATCAACTTATTAAAGGAAAAAGGAGTTCCTGTTGTATTCTATAACAGAAAACCTTCTGATGAAGCTATAGCTTCTTATGACAAGTTATACTATGTTGGAATTGACCCTAATGCTCAAGGAATAGCACAAGGTGAATTAATAGAAAAATTATGGAAAGAAAATCCAGATCTTGACTTAAACAAAGATGGAGTTATCCAATATGTAATGTTAACTGGAGAACCTGGACACCCAGATGCAGTTGCTAGAACTAAATATTCTATCTCTACTTTAAATGATCATGGAATAAAAACAGAAGAATTACATCAAGATACAGCAATGTGGGATACTGCTACTGCAAAAGATAAAATGGATGCTTGGTTATCAGGACCTAATGGTTCTAAGATAGAAGTAGTTATCTGTAACAATGATGGAATGGCTTTAGGAGCTATTGAATCAATGAAAGCTAGTGGAAAAGTTTTACCTACATTTGGTGTAGACGCTTTACCTGAAGCATTAGTTAAAATAGAAGCTGGAGAAATGGCTGGAACAGTTTTAAACGATGCTAAAGGACAAGCAAGTGCTACATTCAACATGGTAGCTAACCTAGCAGCAGGAAAAGAACCTACTGAAGGAACTGAATTAAAATTAGATAATAAAATTATATTAATTCCAAGTATAGGAATTGACAAATCTAATGTTGCAGACTTCAAATAA
- the mglC gene encoding galactose/methyl galactoside ABC transporter permease MglC: protein MFARNNEGKIDYKKIIIESGLYLVLFCMLIAIIIKEPTFLSLRNFKNILTQSSVRTIIALGVAGLIVTQGTDLSAGRQVGLSAVISGTLLQSMTNVNKAFPTLGEFSIFTTVLIVVLVGVIIASINGIVVATLNVHPFIATMGTMTIVYGINSLYYDKAGAAPISGFVEKYSKFAQGYIQIGSYTIPYLIIYAAIATLIMWILWNKTKFGKNVFAVGGNPEAAKVSGVNVVLTLIGIYALSGAYYAFGGFLEAGRIGSATNNLGFMYEMDAIAACVIGGVSFYGGVGRISGVITGVIILTIINYGLTYTGVSPYWQYIIKGIIIVTAVAFDSIKYAKKK, encoded by the coding sequence ATGTTTGCAAGAAATAATGAAGGAAAAATAGACTATAAAAAAATTATTATAGAAAGTGGACTGTATCTTGTATTATTTTGTATGCTTATTGCAATAATAATAAAAGAACCTACTTTCTTAAGTTTAAGAAACTTTAAAAATATTCTTACTCAATCTTCAGTAAGAACAATTATTGCTCTTGGGGTTGCTGGACTAATAGTAACACAAGGTACTGATTTATCAGCAGGTAGACAAGTTGGACTTTCTGCTGTAATCTCTGGAACGTTATTACAATCAATGACTAATGTAAATAAAGCTTTCCCTACATTAGGAGAATTTTCTATATTTACAACTGTATTAATAGTTGTATTAGTTGGTGTAATTATAGCAAGTATAAATGGAATAGTTGTAGCAACTTTAAATGTTCACCCATTTATAGCTACAATGGGGACAATGACTATTGTTTATGGAATTAACTCACTTTACTATGATAAAGCAGGAGCTGCTCCAATTTCTGGATTTGTAGAAAAGTATAGTAAATTTGCACAAGGTTATATACAAATAGGTTCATATACAATACCATATCTTATTATTTATGCAGCTATTGCAACATTGATTATGTGGATTCTATGGAATAAAACAAAGTTTGGTAAAAATGTATTTGCTGTTGGAGGAAACCCAGAAGCTGCAAAAGTATCAGGAGTAAATGTTGTTTTAACTCTTATAGGAATTTATGCACTATCTGGAGCATATTATGCTTTTGGTGGATTCTTGGAAGCGGGACGTATAGGTTCAGCAACAAATAACTTGGGATTTATGTATGAAATGGATGCTATAGCAGCCTGTGTAATTGGTGGAGTTTCATTCTATGGTGGAGTAGGAAGAATATCAGGAGTTATAACAGGAGTTATAATCTTAACAATTATAAACTATGGACTTACTTATACAGGTGTTAGTCCTTACTGGCAATATATTATAAAAGGGATAATAATTGTAACTGCTGTTGCATTTGACTCTATCAAATATGCTAAGAAAAAATAA
- a CDS encoding CoA-disulfide reductase gives MNKKIIIIGGVAAGMSAASKAKRIDKSLDITVYEMTDAISWGACGLPYYVGDFYPDASLMVARTHEEFKKEGITVKTKHKVENIDFKNKKVFVRDLNENKILEDNYDELVIATGASSTKPKDIKNLDAEGVYNLKTFNEGLEVKKELMKKENENIIIIGAGYIGIEIAEAALKLGKNVRIFQHSARILNKTFDKEITDLLENHIREHEKVSLHLNESPLEVKTFENKVIGLKTDKNEYSANLIIVATGVKPNTEFLKDTDIELFANGAIIINRFGETNIPNVYAAGDCATVYHSVLEKNVYIALATTANKLGRLIGENLTGANKTFIGTLGSAGIKVLEFEAARTGITEQEAKDNNINYKTIFVDGEDHAAYYPNGENVYIKLIYNADTKILLGAQVAGKRGAALRADSLAVAIQNKMTTQELANMDFLYAPPFATTWDIMNVAGNVAK, from the coding sequence ATGAATAAAAAAATTATAATAATTGGTGGAGTTGCTGCTGGTATGAGTGCAGCTTCAAAGGCAAAAAGAATAGATAAAAGTTTGGATATAACAGTTTATGAAATGACAGATGCTATATCTTGGGGTGCTTGTGGACTACCTTACTATGTTGGTGATTTCTATCCTGATGCTTCTTTAATGGTTGCAAGAACTCATGAGGAATTTAAGAAGGAAGGAATCACTGTAAAAACTAAACATAAGGTTGAAAATATAGATTTTAAAAATAAAAAAGTTTTTGTTAGAGACTTAAATGAAAATAAAATTTTGGAAGATAACTATGATGAATTAGTTATAGCAACTGGAGCAAGCTCAACAAAGCCAAAAGATATTAAAAATCTTGATGCTGAAGGAGTATATAACTTAAAAACTTTTAATGAAGGTTTAGAAGTAAAAAAAGAATTAATGAAAAAAGAAAATGAAAATATAATTATCATTGGAGCAGGTTATATAGGAATTGAAATTGCAGAAGCAGCTTTAAAGCTTGGAAAAAATGTAAGAATTTTTCAACATTCAGCAAGAATATTAAATAAAACTTTTGATAAAGAGATTACAGATTTATTGGAAAATCATATAAGAGAGCATGAGAAAGTTTCTTTACACTTAAATGAAAGTCCTCTTGAAGTAAAAACTTTTGAAAATAAAGTTATAGGTTTAAAAACTGATAAGAATGAATATTCTGCAAACTTAATAATTGTTGCAACAGGTGTTAAACCTAATACAGAATTTTTAAAAGATACAGATATTGAATTATTTGCGAATGGTGCTATTATAATAAATAGATTTGGAGAAACTAATATTCCTAATGTGTATGCAGCAGGAGATTGTGCAACAGTTTATCATTCAGTTTTAGAAAAAAATGTTTATATAGCTCTTGCAACAACAGCTAATAAATTAGGTAGACTTATTGGAGAAAACTTAACTGGTGCTAATAAGACTTTTATAGGAACATTAGGCTCAGCAGGAATAAAAGTTTTAGAATTTGAAGCTGCAAGAACAGGTATAACTGAACAAGAAGCTAAAGATAATAATATAAATTATAAGACTATTTTTGTTGATGGTGAAGATCATGCAGCATATTATCCTAATGGAGAAAATGTCTATATAAAACTTATTTATAATGCAGATACAAAAATTTTATTAGGAGCACAGGTTGCTGGAAAAAGAGGTGCAGCATTAAGAGCTGATTCTTTAGCAGTTGCTATACAAAATAAAATGACAACTCAAGAATTAGCTAATATGGACTTTCTATATGCTCCTCCATTTGCAACTACTTGGGATATTATGAATGTTGCAGG